From Brienomyrus brachyistius isolate T26 chromosome 18, BBRACH_0.4, whole genome shotgun sequence, one genomic window encodes:
- the LOC125713509 gene encoding sprouty-related, EVH1 domain-containing protein 1-like, which translates to MERDVVRVRAVVMTRDDSSGGWVPLGGGGLSHVVICKGQSPEAKGHTKYFVRGERLRDRAPVLDCAVQRGLVYNKVNPIFHHWRVEERKFGLTFQSPADAVSFERGLRSVIDWMDRGATSPVLCAPEEGDPGDESKPSRTDSESSFNSRKETLPKPITIVTSESSSTSFVHPPASEDLSYRMKHTVTAQTPAMVHVMPLQHQPSSIDASGNPAATPPPATPSPPTPATRSPLTPTMLPAASSPLSAPPLPLLDHGDLKDLWGTRGYEDYRRAEMRRTAGEGGLQDKSELCAVHFEKDQARVGVGGAEVAVMLDSKLPQRLSAGSPTSISAPNAVTSPGESAGSPLRAGLSSPLPCCIHTSIAKPRSRSWKRGAGARGAACTKDCGLSLGLFGLSSTDGATRPTDDTASPPAALSSPTSRCIYCRSVFSTSDNGRGRCQDAPDPALRCLRQWTCVWCAESLLYHCTSDPEGEFWEPCSCEELPGEWPHAACCARWVALLALSLLVPCMCCYLPLCACLRCGEQCGCCGGKHKAVR; encoded by the exons ATGGAGCGCGA TGTGGTGCGAGTTCGTGCAGTGGTGATGACACGCGATGACTCCAGTGGCGGTTGGGTGCCCCTGGGGGGCGGTGGCCTCAGTCACGTGGTCATCTGTAAGGGACAGAGCCCAGAGGCCAAGGGCCACACCAAATACTTCGTCCGCGGAGAAAGGCTGCGGGACCGAGCG CCAGTGCTAGATTGCGCGGTGCAGAGGGGGCTGGTGTACAACAAAGTGAACCCGATTTTCCATCACTGGCGTGTGGAGGAGAGGAAGTTTGGCCTGACTTTTCAGAGCCCGGCTGATGCCGTCTCCTTCGAGAGGGGACTCCGCAGTGTCATTGACTGGATGGACAGAG GGGCGACCTCTCCTGTCCTTTGCGCCCCAGAGGAGGGAGACCCTGGCGATGAGTCCAAGCCT TCTCGCACGGACAGCGAATCGTCCTTCAACAGCAGGAAAGAAACGTTACCCAAACCCATCACCATAGTGACCAGTGAgtcctcctccacttcctttgtGCACCCTCCAGCTTCAGAGGATTTGAGCTATAGGATGAAGCACACTGTCACCGCTCAGACCCCAGCCATG GTTCATGTTATGCCGCTGCAGCACCAGCCCTCATCAATCGATGCTTCAGGAAACCCAGCGGCAACGCCGCCG CCGGCCACACCCTCTCCACCGACGCCGGCCACACGCTCTCCACTGACGCCAACCATGCTGCCAGCTGCCTCAtcgcctctctcagctcctccCCTTCCACTTTTGGACCATGGCGACCTGAAGGATCTGTGGGGCACGCGTGGGTATGAGGATTACAGACGGGCGGAGATGAGAAGGACCGCGGGTGAAGGAGGCCTGCAGGATAAGTCAGAGCTGTGTGCAGTGCATTTCGAGAAGGATCAGGCCAGGGTGGGGGTCGGGGGAGCAGAGGTGGCCGTGATGCTGGACAGCAAATTGCCACAGCGGCTCTCAGCTGGATCACCAACCAGCATATCTGCACCCAATGCCGTGACGAGCCCTGGGGAGAGCGCAGGGTCCCCACTGCGTGCCGGACTGAGCTCCCCGTTGCCATGCTGCATTCACACGTCCATTGCTAAGCCTCGGTCACGCAGCTGGAAGAGAGGGGCTGGGGCCAGAGGAGCGGCCTGCACCAAGGACTGCGGCCTCAGCCTGGGACTTTTTGGCCTCTCTTCCACAGATGGTGCCACCCGGCCCACGGATGACACTGCCAGTCCACCCGCTGCATTATCGTCCCCCACCTCCCGCTGCATCTACTGCCGTTCCGTCTTCAGCACCTCAGACAATGGGCGCGGGCGCTGCCAGGATGCCCCTGATCCAGCCCTGCGCTGTCTGCGGCAGTGGACCTGTGTGTGGTGCGCCGAGAGCCTGCTCTACCATTGTACCTCGGACCCGGAGGGCGAGTTCTGGGAGCCGTGCTCGTGTGAGGAGCTGCCGGGCGAGTGGCCACACGCGGCTTGCTGCGCACGCTGGGTGGCGCTGCTGGCCCTGTCGCTTCTCGTGCCCTGCATGTGCTGCTATCTGCCTCTGTGTGCCTGCCTGCGCTGCGGCGAGCAGTGCGGCTGCTGTGGCGGGAAGCACAAGGCGGTGCGGTGa